Proteins encoded within one genomic window of Aspergillus nidulans FGSC A4 chromosome VII:
- a CDS encoding sugar porter family MFS transporter (transcript_id=CADANIAT00007884), whose protein sequence is MQSPEPQPCHLPSVTIKPAPSTSPAPIQFGEFPAHSDARTGLSKMHDGGTYSNRPEPLAPTLGLGVDSQIQAATLCSVSSTFLCLSPGRSCSHSQILKTTVSAVGQLGKLDDSCGMYLSREDGRMVAGVWHKESPSPFPNMAQSVLARSQPRRTWPAATVLTGLKESLFDVGRGHDWVPRGLAPAPASGNRYLLARSSGGPPRAVLDLSASSVFVNDYYSELFGYDQGVTGGLLELPSFYKYFPEITADMCPEDENLSSCRSQRSTNQGIAVAAYNLGCFLGAILTVFIGNAIGRRRTIFCGCVTMTTGAILQCTAYSLPHWIVGRIVTGIGNGMNTSTVPTWQSESAKAHDRGKLVMIEGMLITGGICLSYWINYGFAFLPDHEVSWRFPIAFQIIFAVTIFISIMNLPESPRWLVMKGRDDEAVEILELLNEKPRDDPYIQNELLSIKETVMEMNKGSFRSLFKMSEYREFHRVALAYVNQMFQQISGINLITYYAPNIYTDIGLGGGNTAKLMAAANGTEYLLAAFIPIFIIEKVGRRPLMLFGAAGMSISMAILAGTHYRRETYDDTKAGVAQAVFLFVFNTFFAIGWLGMTWLYPAEIVPLRIRAPTNALSTSANWIFNFMVVMITPVAFENIKHNTYTIFAVINAFMFPVVYFCFPETRYRSLEEMDAIFKKSDGIWSAVQHSIKEPYRYDKHGQLKPEYLEEAIRRESVRHVEGKFESEDSTNESQEAKGTETRLE, encoded by the exons ATGCAAAGCCCAGAGCCTCAACCGTGCCATTTGCCGAGCGTCACTATCAAGCCGGCACCTTCTACTAGCCCGGCCCCGATCCAGTTTGGAGAATTTCCGGCTCATTCCGATGCTCGGACGGGTTTGAGTAAGATGCACGATGGGGGGACCTACTCCAATCGCCCCGAGCCCTTGGCGCCGACCTTAGGGCTTGGCGTTGACTCACAGATCCAGGCGGCGACGCTGTGCTCAGTCTCGAGCACTTTCCTTTGTCTCAGCCCTGGACGATCATGCAGCCACAGTCAAATTTTGAAAACGACCGTCTCAGCGGTTGGCCAACTTGGGAAGCTCGATGATAGCTGCGGCATGTACCTGAGCCGCGAAGACGGCAGGATGGTGGCCGGTGTGTGGCATAAGGAATCCCCTAGTCCTTTCCCGAACATGGCCCAATCCGTATTGGCCAGATCTCAGCCACGGCGTACTTGGCCCGCAGCCACCGTTCTCACTGGCTTGAAGGAAAGTCTTTTTGACGTAGGCCGGGGACATGACTGGGTCCCGCGGGGGTTGGCGCCTGCCCCAGCTTCTGGTAAC CGATATCTGTTAGCTCGCTCCTCTGGTGGGCCGCCAAGGGCAGTTCTTGACCTCTCGGCCTCAAGCGTTTTTGTTAACGATTATTACTCAGA GCTTTTCGGTTATGACCAAGGCGTCACAGGCGGTCTCCTCGAGCTGCCATCCTTCTACAAGTACTTCCCGGAAATCACTGCAGACATGTGCCCGGAAGACGAAAACCTCAGCTCCTGCAGGTCGCAGCGTAGCACCAACCAGGGCATCGCTGTCGCCGCATACAACCTCGGCTGCTTTCTCGGAGCTATCTTGACCGTGTTCATCGGTAACGCAATCGGCCGTCGCAGGACCATTTTCTGCGGCTGCGTGACTATGACTACTGGCGCTATCCTGCAATGCACTGCTTACAGCCTCCCTCATTGGATCGTTGGACGAATCGTGACTGGAATCGGTAACGGCATGAACACCAGTACGGTTCCAACCTGGCAGTCAGAGTCTGCGAAAGCGCACGATCGTGGTAAACTGGTGATGATCGAGGGTATGTTGATCACCGGCGGAATTTGTCTCAGCTACTGGATCAACTATG GTTTCGCCTTCCTTCCCGACCACGAGGTCTCATGGCGCTTCCCAATCGCCTTTCAGATTATTTTCGCCGTTACTATCTTCATATCAATTATGAACCTCCCCGAGTCCCCTCGTTGGCTGGTTATGAAAGGTCGGGACGACGAAGCGGTTGAGATTCTTGAACTCCTGAACGAGAAGCCGCGCGACGACCCTTACATCCAGAACGAACTGCTGTCAATCAAGGAAACTGTGATGGAAATGAACAAGGGATCATTCCGCAGCCTGTTCAAGATGAGCGAGTACCGTGAATTCCACCGTGTCGCGCTCGCCTACGTCAATCAGATGTTCCAGCAGATTTCCGgcatcaacctcatcacTTACTAT GCTCCCAATATCTACACGGACATTGGTCTCGGTGGCGGTAACACCGCGAAGCTcatggccgccgccaacgGCACCGAGTACCTCCTCGCCGCGTTCATTCCCATTTTCATTATCGAGAAAGTCGGCCGTCGCCCGTTGATGCTCTTTGGC GCTGCTGGAATGTCTATCTCCATGGCCATTCTCGCGGGTACACACTACCGCCGCGAAACCTACGACGACACCAAGGCCGGTGTGGCCCAGGCagtcttcctctttgttttcaacaccttcttcgccatcggTTGGCTCGGCATGACCTGGCTGTATCCCGCCGAGATCGTCCCGCTCCGTATCCGTGCGCCTACCAATGCGCTGTCGACTTCGGCGAACTggatcttcaacttcatgGTGGTCATGATCACCCCTGTTGCCTTTGAGAACATCAAACATAACACGTACACAATCTTTGCGGTCAT TAATGCTTTTATGTTCCCCGTCGTCTACTTCTGCTTCCCCGAAACCCGTTACCGTTCGCTCGAAGAGATGGACGCAATCTTCAAAAAGTCGGACGGAATCTGGAGCGCTGTGCAGCATTCTATCAAGGAGCCGTACCGCTATGATAAACACGGTCAGCTTAAGCCTGAGTACCTCGAGGAGGCGATCAGGCGAGAAAGTGTGCGTCATGTGGAGGGCAAGTTCGAGAGTGAGGACAGCACCAATGAGAGTCAGGAGGCGAAGGGGACGGAGACGAGACTGGAGTAA
- a CDS encoding uncharacterized protein (transcript_id=CADANIAT00007885), whose protein sequence is MLESEPGLVVDHGWVLYAASWPLFGICFLIISLRLWVRAHMVRSLGWDDAFMILAFLCAAINTILVTISVQYGTGRHASNLTEYQQSQSIKYQVLSAGFHVMSTNWGKVSVALFLIRIISEVKNHKLGMYALIIVMTIINTGAVITIFAQCQPTAAIWDHSLAGPQACWPPDTQKKYSFFQAAASALTDLILAIYPLFTIKDLQMPTKVKLGLGFVLSLGLVAMVAAIIKATHLPDMASYEDYTWDTINLTIWVSLEQYLIILAACIPALTPLFNIIVRRASNRSKSKSKSMPNDLLKGDSVTVQSLSRKHKHGSRSRGRSRDFALTLDSNSSQHQQYNPFARVGREYVEYPLTWTTTTMHTATDLHHPADGSDSETPISGFHEEPEMPTGILRTTDFRLEAVSNSRNSAVRWQIAKPILQDN, encoded by the exons ATGCTCGAGTCAGAGCCGGGGCTTGTCGTCGACCACGGCTGGGTCCTCTACGCCGCCTCCTGGCCGCTATTTGGCATCTGCTTCCTGATCATCTCCCTCCGCCTCTGGGTTCGCGCGCACATGGTCCGCTCCCTTGGCTGGGACGACGCGTTCATGATCCTCGCGTTTCTCTGTGCAGCGATCAACACCATACTCGTCACAATCAGTGTTCAATATGGCACCGGCCGGCACGCCTCTAACCTCACTGAATACCAACAGAGCCAGTCAATAAAATACCAGGTTCTGTCGGCCGGGTTCCATGTCATGAGCACCAACTGGGGCAAGGTTTCTGTGGCATTATTCTTAATACGGATTATCTCAGAGGTCAAGAACCATAAGCTGGGGATGTATGCGCTCATTATCGTCATGACCATAATCAATACCGGTGCCGTCATAACGATCTTCGCCCAATGCCAGCCGACAGCGGCGATCTGGGACCACAGCCTTGCTGGGCCACAGGCTTGCTGGCCCCCAGATACGCAGAAGAAGTATTCTTTCTTTCAGGCTG CTGCATCAGCGCTTACCGACCTTATCCTCGCGATATACCCCCTCTTCACAATCAAAGATCTCCAAATGCCAACCAAAGTCAAGCTCGGCTTAGGATTTGTCCTATCGCTCGGCCTCGT TGCAATGGTGGCCGCGATCATTAAAGCAACGCACCTTCCCGACATGGCCTCTTACGAAGACTATACCTGGGACACCATAAACCTCACAATCTGGGTCTCACTCGAACAGTATCTCATCATCCTAGCCGCGTGCATCCCAGCCCTGACGCCCCTGTTCAATATCATCGTCCGCCGCGCCTCCAACAGATCGAAATCAAAATCCAAATCAATGCCGAATGATTTGCTTAAGGGTGATAGTGTTACAGTACAAAGCTTATCACGCAAGCATAAACACGGCAGCCGAAGCAGAGGCCGTAGCAGAGACTTCGCACTGACACTCGACTCCAACAGCTCACAGCACCAGCAATACAACCCATTTGCAAGAGTAGGAAGAGAGTACGTCGAGTATCCGCTTACCTGGACGACAACGACGATGCACACTGCGACGGATTTGCACCATCCTGCGGATGGGAGTGACAGTGAAACACCGATTTCAGGGTTTCATGAAGAGCCTGAGATGCCGACGGGGATTCTGCGCACGACGGATTTTCGTCTCGAGGCTGTTTCGAACTCTAGGAATTCCGCTGT GCGGTGGCAGATTGCTAAACCCATCCTACAGGATAACTAA
- a CDS encoding uncharacterized protein (transcript_id=CADANIAT00007886): MTIFRRVALIGRGSLGTVLLDELLNSNFTVTVLTRSASSASSLPPGADIKQVDYSSAESLKTALAGHDIVISTLSPSAIPLQKQVIDAAIAVGVKRFIPAEYGAMTSDPVGRKLPFHKDAIEIHEFLRETVASGLIEYTVFGVGVLTELLFTTTLVVDLEHREVKLFDGGIHSFSTSRLETVARAVVASLHKPDETRNRVIRVHDAVLTQRQVLDMAKGWTPTLEWREVYVDAQAEVDRGLKQLEKEFSPALVPGVFAAALMSGRYGAEYKEVDNELLGLGFMDKREINDFGKKFTK, encoded by the exons ATGACCATCTTCCGAAGAGTCGCCCTCATTGGG AGAGGCTCTCTCGGGACCGTTCTTCTTGACGAACTTCTCAACTCCAATTTCACTGTGACAGTTCTCACCCGCTCGGCATCCTCAGCATCTTCGCTCCCGCCCGGTGCGGACATCAAGCAAGTCGACTACAGCTCCGCTGAGAGCCTCAAAACCGCGTTGGCCGGCCACGATATCGTTATCTCAACTCTCTCGCCATCTGCAATACCGCTGCAAAAGCAGGTAATAGACGCAGCCATCGCCGTCGGCGTGAAACGGTTCATTCCCGCTGAATACGGCGCTATGACGTCTGACCCAGTTGGGAGGAAGTTACCCTTTCATAAAGATGCCATTGAGATTCATGAATTTCTTAGAGAGACTGTGGCGTCCGGACTCATCGAGTACACGGTTTTTGGGGTTGGAGTGCTTACGGAGTTGCTATTTACCACTACGCTTGTCGTTGATCTTGAGCATAGGGAAGTGAAACTTTTTGACGGCGGTATACATTCTTTCAGTACTAGTCGGCTAGAGACTGTGGCGAGGGCAGTTGTTGCGTCTTTGCATAAACCGGACGAGACGAGAAATCGGGTTATACGGGTGCATGATGCCGTTCTCACTCAGAGACAAGTCCTTGATATGGCGAAAGGCTGGACACCTACATTGGAATGGAGGGAAGTATATGTAGATGCTCAGGCTGAGGTGGACAGGGGTCTGAaacagctggagaaggagttcAGTCCTGCGCTTGTGCCTGGGGTGTTTGCGGCGGCGTTAATGAGTGGGAGGTATGGGGCCGAGTATAAGGAGGTAGATAATGAGCTCTTGGGGTTGGGATTTATGGATAAGAGGGAGATTAACGATTTTGGAAAGAAATTCACGAAGTAG
- a CDS encoding lysozyme (transcript_id=CADANIAT00007887) yields the protein MKFISVLALPGLAYAAVQGFDISHYQETVDYQGAYDSGARFVMIKATEGTSYTDPKFSTHYSGATSAGLIRGGYHFAQPGSSSGADQASYFIEHGGGWSGDGQTLPGMLDLEAGCYGLSTSAMSSWIKDFGETYKAATGRYPMIYTTTSWWQECTGNDSGFGEYPLVVARWGSSVGTLPASWSTHSFWQNADTYEFGGDSEVWNGSEDSLKTFASK from the exons atGAAGTTCATCTCCGTTCTCGCTCTCCCCGGCCTGGCCTACGCCGCTGTGCAAGGCTTCGATATCTCCCACTATCAGGAAACTGTCGACTACCAGGGTGCCTACGACTCTGGAGCGCGCTTCGTCATGATCAAG GCTACCGAGGGAACAAGCTACACTGATCCCAAGTTCAGCACGCACTACTCGGGCGCCACGTCCGCAGGTCTAATCCGCGGCGGATACCACTTCGCGCAACCAGGCTCGTCCTCCGGAGCCGACCAGGCATCTTACTTCATCGAGCACGGCGGTGGATGGTCCGGCGACGGACAAACGCTCCCTGGCATGCTGGACCTTGAAGCCGGCTGTTACGGCCTTTCAACTTCGGCCATGTCCTCCTGGATCAAGGATTTCGGCGAGACTTACAAGGCCGCCACGGGCCGGTACCCCATGATCTACACGACTACTAGCTGGTGGCAGGAGTGCACGGGCAATGACAGCGGTTTCGGCGAGTACCCGCTTGTTGTGGCGCGCTGGGGAAGCAGTGTTGGTACTCTGCCAGCGAGCTGGAGTACTCATTCCTTCTGGCAGAATGCTGACACTTATGAGTTTGGCGGGGACTCAGAGGTCTGGAATGGCAGTGAGGACAGCTTGAAGACTTTTGCTTCAAAATGA
- a CDS encoding uncharacterized protein (transcript_id=CADANIAT00007888), whose translation MTKSNLLIFGATGAIGSYITAAITDARDEFGRIGIFTSQSTLTKKTKEINALREKAVDILVGDVTSKDEVLKAFDGFDTVVSALGRGVIAQQVHLVQWADESPQIKRFLPSEYGTDIEYSLASANEKPHQQKLKVRAAIRETKNLEYAFVVTGPYADVPFYLGASKNPRGGSFDVKNKKAVLLGDGNGRISLVACADVGKFVVHTLTHWDKARGRALKLNSFTTTPNDILAEFEKQTGNKWSVEYTSLKQLKQYEKEAWEKGEPDATTLTLRRIWTEGGTLYERRDNEDIGAENTTTLEEAVNGAIKTQLGQ comes from the exons ATGACCAAATCTAACCTTCTTATCTTCGGCGCCACCGGCGCAATTGGCTCCTACATCACCGCCGCAATCACAGACGCGCGAGACGAATTCGGCCGAATCGGCATCTTCACGAGCCAGAGCACACTCACTAAGAAAACGAAAGAGATCAATGCACTGCGCGAAAAGGCTGTCGATATCCTTGTTGGTGACGTCACGAGCAAGGATGAAGTGCTAAAGGCTTTTGATG GGTTCGACACCGTTGTATCAGCCCTCGGCCGCGGCGTAATAGCACAGCAGGTGCATTTGGTTCAATGGGCCGACGAATCGCCTCAGATAAAACGATTTCTCCCCTCCGAGTATGGCACTGACATTGAGTATTCCCTCGCGTCCGCAAACGAAAAGCCGCACCAGCAGAAGCTCAAAGTACGCGCTGCGATCCGCGAAACGAAGAATTTGGAGTATGCGTTCGTGGTCACGGGCCCGTACGCTGATGTTCCGTTTTATCTTGGAGCTTCCAAGAACCCCCGCGGCGGGAGCTTTGATGTCAAGAATAAGAAGGCTGTTCTGCTTGGGGATGGGAACGGGAGGATCAGCTTGGTTGCTTGCGCTGA TGTCGGTAAATTCGTCGTGCATACCTTAACGCATTGGGACAAAGCACGCGGCCGAGCGCTGAAGCTTAACTCGTTCACGACGACGCCGAATGATATCTTAGCTGAATTCGAAAAGCAGACAGGCAATAAATGGAGCGTCGAGTATACATCCTTGAAACAATTGAAGCAGTACGAGAAGGAAGCGTGGGAGAAGGGTGAGCCTGATGCGACGACCCTAACGCTCAGGCGGATCTGGACAGAGGGAGGAACGCTTTATGAGCGCAGGGATAATGAGGATATTGGAGCGGAGAACACTACCACTTTGGAGGAGGCTGTCAACGGGGCTATTAAGACGCAACTCGGACAGTAA
- a CDS encoding FAD-binding oxidoreductase (transcript_id=CADANIAT00007889) — protein sequence MGLEQHKTAVTRIASAIRGFYERKQPFRIAHGSTNSTRPIRRKHEVDISDLRNVLRVDPVTRTALVEPNVPMDRLVEATLKHGLVPPVVMEFPGITAGGGFAGTAGESSSFRYGFFDRTINYVEMVLADGSIVKVSENENRDLFRGAAGAVGSLGVTTLMELQLVEAKKFVKATYLPQRSVRDSITNVHAATLNDANDYVDGIIYGPDHGVVVAGEMTNEMPDSAKIQTFSKAWDPWYYLHVKAKTRGNSPVTDYIPLAEYLFRYDRGGFWVGRAAFHYFHFPFSRVTRWWLDDFLHTRMLYKALHASGESSRFVIQDLALPYANAEKFINYTSNKLGIWPLWLCPLKQSPAPTFHPHSSVQSPGFTEDQMLNIGVWGFGPKDPEAFVTANRELEHRLRELGGMKWFYAHTYYGEDEFWSMYDRKWYDELREKYNATTLPSVYDKIKIDVEADRKERHESWSRKVRSIWPLGGLWGIKKAIESKEYHIHRNSTWKWK from the coding sequence ATGGGGCTCGAGCAACACAAAACCGCCGTTACACGTATCGCCTCGGCCATTCGCGGCTTCTACGAGCGCAAGCAGCCGTTTCGCATTGCGCACGGCTCGACGAACAGCACCCGCCCGATCCGCCGGAAGCACGAAGTCGACATTTCAGACCTTCGCAATGTCCTCCGCGTCGATCCGGTCACACGTACCGCACTCGTCGAACCCAATGTCCCCATGGACCGCCTTGTCGAGGCAACGCTGAAACACGGGCTCGTGCCGCCGGTCGTCATGGAGTTCCCTGGTATCACAGCGGGAGGGGGCTTTGCGGGAACAGCAggagagagcagcagctTTCGGTATGGGTTCTTCGACCGCACTATCAACTATGTGGAGATGGTGCTGGCGGATGGGAGTATTGTCAAAGTGTCCGAGAACGAGAATCGGGACTTGTTTCGTGGTGCTGCAGGCGCGGTTGGAAGCTTGGGTGTCACGACgctgatggagctgcagcttgtggaggcgaagaagttcGTCAAGGCGACGTATCTCCCACAGCGGAGTGTGCGGGACTCTATTACCAATGTCCACGCCGCGACGCTGAACGATGCGAATGACTACGTTGATGGAATCATATACGGCCCCGACCACGGCGTTGTCGTCGCCGGCGAGATGACGAATGAGATGCCCGATAGCGCAAAAATTCAGACATTTAGCAAGGCGTGGGACCCGTGGTACTATCTACATGTTAAGGCCAAGACGCGCGGCAACTCGCCCGTCACAGACTATATCCCGCTGGCGGAGTATCTGTTCCGGTACGACCGAGGCGGGTTTTGGGTTGGCCGGGCGGCGTTCCACTACTTCCATTTCCCGTTCAGCCGGGTGACTCGGTGGTGGCTGGATGACTTCTTGCACACGCGCATGCTCTATAAAGCGCTCCATGCGAGTGGGGAATCCAGCCGCTTCGTCATTCAGGATCTAGCGCTACCGTATGCAAACGCCGAGAAATTTATCAACTATACCAGCAATAAGCTAGGCATCTGGCCGCTCTGGCTGTGTCCGTTGAAACAGAGTCCAGCGCCAACCTTCCACCCTCACTCATCCGTGCAAAGCCCCGGCTTCACCGAAGATCAAATGCTCAATATCGGCGTGTGGGGATTCGGCCCGAAAGACCCGGAGGCTTTCGTGACTGCGAACCGAGAGCTAGAACATCGACTCCGCGAACTGGGTGGGATGAAGTGGTTCTACGCCCATACGTATTACGGAGAAGACGAGTTCTGGAGTATGTATGACCGGAAATGGTACGACGAGCTGCGGGAGAAGTATAACGCCACCACTCTTCCGAGTGTGTATGATAAGATCAAGATCGATGTGGAGGCGGATCGTAAGGAACGTCACGAGTCTTGGAGCCGCAAGGTGCGCTCGATCTGGCCGCTTGGTGGACTTTGGGGAATCAAGAAGGCGATTGAAAGTAAGGAGTATCATATCCATAGAAATTCCACCTGGAAGTGGAAGTAA
- a CDS encoding sodium:neurotransmitter symporter family protein (transcript_id=CADANIAT00007890), with amino-acid sequence MVLAQYLKRAVAWLAPPPKQSEDGRDQWPSRAAFLLAAMGGCAGQGNLIRYPSVVYNNYGLQWFIPYFLAIFFVAIPALILEISIGQAYRGGTVIAFNNINRRLKGVGIGPILVSFIVTQYFTVNLAWIMNYFRNSFRSPLPWEGRIEEFYMGDVIHNVDPVGGELSTDGKHVLSYTEYPGVRLLGETVGWSAFIWFLIWVSIFRGVGLTGRVVYWTMGLPIVTTIIFVGRSLSLENASEGVKLLWATWRGGQLASGTVWQTAVGQVFFSTGIGFGYFTSYASYNAKHSNAVMDALLICGSNVLFENFAAFAVFGVVGYLHRWPEDGVRLGAFVVGFLTLPEAVLHMPGSNFWAILLFFTLVVLGFSSAFVMLDAVATLVVDSGLKVSRPIIVTVLTLISFLMCLPYCTEFGFYLLDGIDRWINNICLIFVVWSEVVSASTVYRWQDVVDQTGLPAFITYNFAYFGGQVIGVSVAHGTENPGIGAGAGFGVYVVFSILSALLAKTPIQPAPSFWGRNSLLSRFWYLAAYSGNQIRRDLNAIIGGEKNWKIPSVWPVLLRYVCAPVLAIIFSFAYPEFHTLRYDPLMITGFILAHILLLIILLGLVMPRYYDVFIPPNRIDEGGRLRADLANDRIIPGGSDDGKCDNCASAPRQSGHEVAPIFLVEHLAPTYETCL; translated from the exons ATGGTGTTGGCTCAGTATCTAAAGAGAGCCGTAGCCTGGCTCGCTCCACCCCCAAAACAATCTGAGGATGGACGGGACCAATGGCCCTCCCGCGCAGCCTTCCTTCTCGCTGCGATGGGCGGATGCGCAGGACAGGGAAACTTGATCCGGTACCCGTCAGTCGTATACAACAACTACGGGCTGCAGTGGTTTATACCGTACTTCTTAGCGATCTTCTTCGTTGCCATCCCCGCGCTTATCCTCGAGATCAGCATTGGTCAGGCCTACCGCGGCGGAACAGTGATCGCATTCAACAATATCAATCGCCGTCTTAAAGGTGTGGGCATTGGACCTATTCTGGTGAGCTTCATCGTCACGCAGTATTTCACGGTGAATCTGGCCTGGATTATGAATTACTTCCGGAATAGTTTTCGGTCTCCACTTCCTTGGGAGGGCCGAATCGAGGAGTTTTACATGGGCGATGTAATCCACAATGTTGATCCTGTGGGCGGGGAGTTGAGTACGGACGGCAAACACGTTCTTTCGTACACGGAGTACCCCGGCGTCCGGCTTTTGGGGGAAACAGTTGGCTGGAGTGCCTTCATCTGGTTTCTCATCTGGGTGTCCATTTTTCGAGGCGTGGGCCTAACCGGCCGAGTCGTCTACTGGACAATGGGCCTCCCCATCGTCACGACAATCATCTTCGTTGGCCGCTCTCTATCCCTTGAAAACGCGTCTGAGGGCGTCAAGTTACTCTGGGCAACCTGGCGCGGCGGACAACTCGCCTCGGGAACCGTCTGGCAAACAGCCGTGGGCCAGGTTTTCTTCTCGACGGGTATCGGATTCGGCTATTTCACCTCTTATGCGTCCTACAACGCGAAACACAGCAACGCGGTTATGGACGCACTGCTTATATGTGGGAGTAACGTGCTCTTTGAGAATTTTGCCGCATTTGCGGTTTTCGGTGTGGTTGGATACCTACACCGCTGGCCGGAGGATGGTGTGCGACTCGGTGCATTTGTGGTAGGTTTCTTGACGCTTCCTGAGGCGGTTCTGCATATGCCTGGGTCGAACTTCTGGGCTATCTTGCTGTTCTTCACCCTCGTTGTGTTAGGGTTTAGTTCTGCATTCGTCATGCTTGATGCCGTGGCTACACTTGTCGTTGATAGCGGGCTTAAGGTCTCAAGGCCCATCATTGTGACGGTTCTGACACTTATCTCGTTCCTCATGTGTCTTCCCTACTGCACGGAATTCGGATTTTATCTTCTTGACGGAATCGATCGTTGGATTAACAATATCTGTTTGATCTTCGTTGTCTGGTCTGAGGTTGTTAGCGCAAGCACTGTCTACCGCTGGCAGGACGTTGTGGACCAGACTGGTCTTCCAGCATTCATCACGTACAACTTTGCCTACTTCGGTGGACAGGTTATTGGAGTGTCTGTGGCGCATGGTACCGAGAACCCCGGAATTGGCGCAGGCGCCGGATTCGGGGTCTACGTCGTCTTCTCGATCCTTTCGGCTCTCCTTGCTAAAACACCGATTCAACCGGCCCCGAGCTTCTGGGGGAGAAACTCATTACTCAGTCGGTTCTGGTATCTTGCTGCATACTCG GGCAACCAAATTCGCCGCGATTTGAATGCCATCATCGGTGGGGAAAAGAATTGGAAGATCCCCTCTGTGTGGCCCGTCCTGCTCCGCTACGTATGCGCGCCTGTGCTCGCGATCATCTTCAGTTTCGCGTACCCTGAGTTCCACACCCTGCGCTACGACCCGCTCATGATCACGGGATTCATCCTTGCgcatattcttcttctcattaTTCTGCTCGGGTTGGTGATGCCGAGGTACTATGATGTTTTCATACCGCCCAACCGGATTGATGAGGGCGGGAGGCTTAGGGCGGATCTGGCGAATGACCGGATTATCCCTGGGGGTTCAGATGATGGG AAATGTGACAACTGTGCCAGTGCTCCCCGACAATCCGGCCATGAAGTAGCGCCTATCTTCCTCGTTGAGCACTTGGCACCTACGTATGAAACTTGTCTCTAA